The following coding sequences are from one Gemmatimonadaceae bacterium window:
- a CDS encoding redoxin domain-containing protein, giving the protein MPSRIVALTVCIAALVGLSATRAWAQDDGPKVGDLAPDFSLPGASKAGVMQKALRLADFRGQTVVISFFPKARTKGUTVQHEAYRDQYATIFNGGQGVVAISISSDGVDELAAWAKEANFPVLFASDTTGDIAAKYATTGSGIGPMKKFYKRVVFVVAPDGRIAHVFRPFSALSQDQYAQLDSVVDQVSRARP; this is encoded by the coding sequence ATGCCGTCACGAATCGTGGCGCTCACCGTGTGCATTGCCGCACTGGTCGGGCTGTCGGCAACTCGCGCCTGGGCGCAGGACGATGGACCCAAGGTCGGTGACCTGGCGCCCGATTTCTCGCTCCCCGGCGCATCCAAGGCCGGCGTGATGCAGAAGGCGCTGCGTCTCGCCGATTTCCGCGGGCAGACCGTCGTCATCTCGTTCTTCCCCAAGGCGCGGACCAAGGGCTGAACCGTCCAACATGAGGCGTACCGGGATCAGTACGCCACGATCTTCAACGGTGGCCAGGGTGTGGTCGCCATCTCCATCAGCTCCGACGGCGTGGACGAGCTCGCGGCGTGGGCCAAGGAGGCCAACTTCCCCGTGCTGTTCGCCAGCGACACGACGGGGGATATCGCCGCGAAGTATGCGACGACCGGCTCCGGCATCGGACCGATGAAGAAGTTCTACAAGCGCGTCGTCTTTGTGGTGGCGCCGGACGGTCGGATTGCGCACGTCTTCCGGCCATTTTCCGCGCTCTCGCAGGACCAGTACGCACAGCTCGATTCGGTGGTCGATCAGGTGTCGAGGGCCCGCCCGTAG